The Pelosinus sp. IPA-1 genome includes the window GCAGTTCTGTTGACAGATCCAATTCCGGCATCTCAGCCAAAGGAATATTGGTGAAATGATAAAAGTGATTATACAAAGAGGGTAAGGGCCAGAATAAATTATACTTCTGATGACCGTTGATAATTAGTATAATTTTTCAGCTTTATCGGCTTGATATATGATAGTTAATTTTCTGCTACTACTCCGAGTTGTTGCATTAAAGTTAAATTGTCTTCTAAGTGCCAATCCTCAATAATTTTCCCAGCATTAATACGTAAAACATCAATTGCCATGAATTTAATTGGCTTTCCAGTAGGCTTTTTTCCGAGAAACTCGCCCTCATGTGTTCCAGTAAATAAAAGACGAGCTGTTACTTTATCTCCAACTACTATTAAATCTTCTATCTTACATTGCAAGTCAGGAACCGCTTTACGAAAGTTACGAGACGCGAATAACAAGCCTTCAGGACCTTGGGGCCGACCTATCGGTAACGTGTTATCAATGAAGGTGGGGACAATTGTTTTTGGAATAAGAGCCTCATTGCCAGTATTCCAGAATGCATAGAAGCGTTGTGCGGCTTGAACCATTGCTGTAGCTTCTTCTGGATCTAATGAAGGATCAATTGTCATCGAATTTGGTTGAGGAAGATCTTGTAGCAGTTGGATTTCGTTTGTAAGGATTGCGGCAGTCTTATTTTCTGAAGCAAATGTCTTTGTTATGTTACATGTTAACACTGATAGCATTACCCCGCAGATAATAGCAAAACATGCGATTGGTCTGACGACTCTTTTTTGTAAATTCATAATTTTCTCCTCCGGTATATTATTTGCTAGATTCGCTCTATGGTTGTTCAGTCAAGGCTAAAAACAAATTTTTCGCTGATCCTGGGATCAACTGATCAGAGTAAGCAAGAAAGCAGTAGTGGGCTGTCTCGGCTTTTTTTTGCAGTCATTTTAATCACCTCCCAAGTGATAGGGATGAAAAAGTAGATTTATTGATATTATACATGTCGATAATTCATTTATGGAAGTAGTGTTATTTAATTCATATAGTTTCCCTGAGTATATTAATGCGATATATTTAGCTTTATAGACATTTTTTTTTGAAGCTATCTTGATGGAGGAAATTGAGACAGTCGTGTTAACAAAAGGGATACCGGGTGAACCTTGCCCCATTGCCAAAACACTTGACGTGATTGGAACCAAGTGGACCTTTTTGATTATTCGAGACTTACTCATCGTAAAAACGATGCGGTTTAGCGAATTGTTTAAGATCTATGGACGAGATAAGCCCGAAAAATTTAGAGGTTGTAGGACTTTATTATTGGATATAAGGTTGTTCAAATTGCCAAAAGGACCCGAGTGGTCCTTTTGGCTTATTAATTAGTTTTATTTTATAAACATTGGGCGTTTATTAGCCAGAGACTTTAGAAAAGGTTATTTAGTTACATCACATTGGTGTGAAGTAACTGAAATAACCTTTTTAACTGAATGGCTTTTGATGTAATTGTCAATACTATAAATAGGCTTCCAAAATAATTACTGGAGGTGATTATATGGGTAAGGGAGTAATGTCCCAAGAATACAAAGATAAATTAGCCCATGATCTTGGCTTCGGTGAGAAAGTGGAAGACGGAGATTGGAGCGATGTCACTACCGGTGAAGTCGGATCTATGGTACGTGAGGCTATAAAACGCGGTGAGCAGGCAATGATAGAAGAAGCAGAAAAAAATGGTAACAGTCATCAAAATATATAGTAGTCCTTTAGTCCAGAAGTTTTAAAAAACTTCTGGACTATACTTTCTATAGTAAGGGAATGTGCTTTTAAGGAGATGCTTTATGAAGTTACTTTTACATCCACTGCCAATACGGATTTTTCATTGGGTATTGTTTATTTGTATTATGGTACTATTATTTACTGGATTATATATAAACAGAGCTTGGGACATGGTACTACTGCCAATGCGAGTCAATCGAAAACTTCATACCCTTTTTAGTGCCGTCTTAATCGTGAATCTAATGGGGCATTTGTATTATTATTTATACACGAGAAAAATCACTGATGTTATATTTACACTTCGTGACTGGGTAAATATACCCAGTTTTCTACGTTATGTTTTCTTTATTAAGCCAGATCACCCTAACTTTGGTCGTTATAATCCAGGACAGAAGTTATTGTTTTCCTTTTGGTTTTTAACAATAATAATTGCTGCTATTACAGGCATCATCTTATTATTCCCCGAAAATTCTCAATGGTTTCAGCGAATGTTAGGTGGGTTAAACATCATTCGAATTTTGCATTTTTACGTAGGAATCTTTTTTGCTATGTCGATTCCCCTACATTTATATCTTGTATTTACAGAAAGTCCAGCCAATTTACAGGCTATGTTTACTGGATATATTAACAAAGATATAAAACCCGAGATAATCAAAAAAGAAAAGGAAGATCCAAGTATTTAATGTTAGGCTAGAGAGTCATAGGCGGTTTATGTTCTGGGGCATCTATCATATGGACGGCGCAGGTAAAGCAAGGGTCAAAGGAGCGGATTACCCGACCAATTTCTATTAGATCTTCTGTATTGGCGACAGGTGTATCTAGCAGGCTTTCTTCGACGGGGCCCCGTTTTCCTTGATTATCGCGAGGGGAAAAGGTCCAAGCGGTTGGTGTAACAATTTGATAATGTACAATTTTACTATCCTTTATTTTGATCCAGTGGCCTAAAGGTCCACGCATTGCATCTGTTAATCCAGCACCTTCACCCTGCATTGGCACCGCATATTTTGAAAGAGTAGGGCCACCAGGGACAAGCTGGCTAATCCAATCTTGCGCCATGCGGCATATTTTAAGTGTTTCGCGGGCACGTGTGATGATTCGATCCATAACGCCTGTGCCCCGTTGATATTCGCCACTAATCCAAGCCCTGGCAAGCGGACCTCCTTCAAAAGCATAACCCTCATAGCGAGGAGATTTTATCCAAGAATAAGCTTCTGCTTTATTTCGATCGGGTACTGTTTTTCCTTCTATAGGATTACGTGTTTCTTGGTCATCCTGGTACCAACTATGTTTTATGTCTTCACCAATTTTACTGGTATCAAGGGGCTGTACCTTACCTTTTTCAAAAATAACACCCGAAGGAAATTCCCGTTTGCCAGTTATCGGTTGGGGAAACATGCCGTAGGAGATCATATTACCTTTAGTACTGCCGATAGTATAGTAATCTTTATAATAATCGGCTAAGACGGCCACATCATAGAGATAGACGTTTTCAACCCAGTCCGTTAGTTCCTGTAAAATACCTAGGTACGCACTGATGCGATCAGCGGATGCTTGCTCAGTGACTCCAGTAACAAGAATTGTTTGCTGCATTGGAATTTTGGCACCAAAAATCGCCAACATTTCATGGGCACGCATCGCCTTGAGCATACCTTCTTTTGTATGAGCCATTAATTCGTCAGTCAGCTTTTTGGGTAAGCGATAGTCACCTTCAAGTCGAGGCGTATAGGGAGGCATGTTTGGACCTTTCAAATAATCATAAATGGCCAGAACGTAAAAATGACGGATCTGATTTTGTATAATATCTGCTGCAAAAATTAAATTGATGATGTGCTGACCATTTAATGTCGGTGATAATCCAAAGGCCTGCTGCATGGCAAATGTAGCAGTTACAGCATGTGCGCTGGAACAAATTCCGCAGATACGTTGTGTTAGAAGCGCCGCATCACGTGGATCGCGTCCAATCATCATTATTTCAAATCCACGAAACAAAGTAGCCCCAACTGTGGCATCCACTACTTTACCATTTTGAATATCAACATCCACTCTAAGGGGTTCGTGTACCCTTGTCATAGGGAAAATTACTTTTTTTGTCATACCTTTTCAGTCCTCATTTTTATCTTTGCCTTGAAGGATTTCAGCCAACTTACGTCGCCACCACTTGCGGTGTCGTACAGGATGATTCGCCTCTAACTTTCTTGTTTTAGCAAGTAAGGC containing:
- a CDS encoding ester cyclase, which encodes MLTCNITKTFASENKTAAILTNEIQLLQDLPQPNSMTIDPSLDPEEATAMVQAAQRFYAFWNTGNEALIPKTIVPTFIDNTLPIGRPQGPEGLLFASRNFRKAVPDLQCKIEDLIVVGDKVTARLLFTGTHEGEFLGKKPTGKPIKFMAIDVLRINAGKIIEDWHLEDNLTLMQQLGVVAEN
- a CDS encoding small, acid-soluble spore protein, alpha/beta type produces the protein MGKGVMSQEYKDKLAHDLGFGEKVEDGDWSDVTTGEVGSMVREAIKRGEQAMIEEAEKNGNSHQNI
- a CDS encoding cytochrome b/b6 domain-containing protein; the protein is MKLLLHPLPIRIFHWVLFICIMVLLFTGLYINRAWDMVLLPMRVNRKLHTLFSAVLIVNLMGHLYYYLYTRKITDVIFTLRDWVNIPSFLRYVFFIKPDHPNFGRYNPGQKLLFSFWFLTIIIAAITGIILLFPENSQWFQRMLGGLNIIRILHFYVGIFFAMSIPLHLYLVFTESPANLQAMFTGYINKDIKPEIIKKEKEDPSI
- a CDS encoding nickel-dependent hydrogenase large subunit; this translates as MTKKVIFPMTRVHEPLRVDVDIQNGKVVDATVGATLFRGFEIMMIGRDPRDAALLTQRICGICSSAHAVTATFAMQQAFGLSPTLNGQHIINLIFAADIIQNQIRHFYVLAIYDYLKGPNMPPYTPRLEGDYRLPKKLTDELMAHTKEGMLKAMRAHEMLAIFGAKIPMQQTILVTGVTEQASADRISAYLGILQELTDWVENVYLYDVAVLADYYKDYYTIGSTKGNMISYGMFPQPITGKREFPSGVIFEKGKVQPLDTSKIGEDIKHSWYQDDQETRNPIEGKTVPDRNKAEAYSWIKSPRYEGYAFEGGPLARAWISGEYQRGTGVMDRIITRARETLKICRMAQDWISQLVPGGPTLSKYAVPMQGEGAGLTDAMRGPLGHWIKIKDSKIVHYQIVTPTAWTFSPRDNQGKRGPVEESLLDTPVANTEDLIEIGRVIRSFDPCFTCAVHMIDAPEHKPPMTL